In Hwangdonia lutea, a single window of DNA contains:
- a CDS encoding DUF6624 domain-containing protein, which produces MTSIKMKTIKTQMLLRTIYVVFALVSSITFAQNTNLEYNNLIRDGWKLCLEKNFIESAKLYEKAFKLNNKVPLSDRYNASCIYALSGNKDMAFHYLFITANDLKWDDYNHLINDSDLKVLHSDKRWEELKAVVLKNKQEVEAHFDKDLVAVLDKIYFDDQSTRNQIRSMEEKYGRNSKEMDAFWQTILKKDSINLIKVSKILDERGWPSKALIGKRGTSTLFLVIQHANQEAQEKYLPLIEKAVADNNLPKQQYAMFYDRLLLRRGERQVYGTQLAINNESKTPYVLPLEDPINVDTRRLEMGLNTMQENLNRWSLTWDAEAYLKERPAIEAKEKELNSKNNKND; this is translated from the coding sequence ATGACATCAATTAAAATGAAAACAATCAAAACACAAATGTTATTAAGAACAATTTATGTGGTCTTTGCATTAGTATCTAGCATAACATTTGCTCAAAACACTAATCTTGAATATAATAATTTAATAAGAGATGGCTGGAAGCTTTGCTTGGAAAAAAACTTCATAGAATCGGCAAAACTTTACGAAAAAGCCTTTAAACTAAACAACAAAGTACCTTTGAGTGACCGCTACAATGCCTCATGTATTTATGCACTATCTGGGAATAAAGATATGGCTTTTCATTATTTGTTTATTACTGCAAATGATTTGAAATGGGATGATTATAATCACTTAATTAATGATAGTGATTTAAAAGTTTTGCATTCAGATAAACGTTGGGAAGAATTAAAGGCTGTTGTATTAAAAAACAAGCAGGAAGTAGAAGCTCACTTTGACAAAGATTTGGTTGCTGTGTTAGATAAAATATATTTTGATGATCAAAGTACTCGAAATCAAATCCGTTCTATGGAAGAAAAATATGGACGAAATTCCAAAGAAATGGATGCATTTTGGCAAACAATTCTTAAAAAAGATTCTATTAATCTTATTAAGGTTAGTAAAATTCTAGATGAACGAGGATGGCCAAGTAAAGCATTAATAGGAAAGCGAGGAACTTCCACACTTTTTTTAGTTATACAGCACGCCAATCAAGAAGCTCAAGAAAAATATTTACCCTTAATTGAAAAAGCTGTAGCAGATAATAATCTTCCAAAACAGCAATACGCTATGTTTTATGATAGGCTACTTCTAAGAAGAGGCGAGAGACAAGTTTATGGAACGCAACTAGCCATTAATAATGAGAGTAAAACGCCTTATGTATTGCCATTAGAAGATCCAATCAATGTAGATACTCGCAGATTAGAAATGGGATTGAATACTATGCAAGAAAATTTAAATAGATGGAGCCTTACTTGGGATGCAGAAGCGTATCTTAAAGAACGACCAGCTATTGAAGCAAAAGAGAAAGAACTTAATAGTAAGAATAATAAAAATGATTAA